The DNA sequence CAGCTTCTCCGAATGACGCAAGAATTGAGGGCCCATATATGGAAGCATTCACAAAGGCTATAGCAAAAAAGAAATAGAAAAGCCCAATAAATATCGCGCTTTTAGTGAATTTAGTCAAAAGCTCCCTATAATAACCTGACACCGGCGGTTTCACATTGGAATCCATTATGAATTTTTGTGTATCAGCCGGCATTGAACCACCTGTAACCCTTTCAATAGCACCGATCGCTTCTTTCTTTTTTCCGTGCTGTAAAAGCCATCTCGGGGATTCCGGAGTTCGTATTCTTGCAGCTATTGTTATTATCGCCGGGATTGCTGCCGAGATCAACATATACCTCCAGGCAACGGTAGCTCCGATTGGTAAAAGCAAATATCCAACCACGACTGCCACAACTCCCGCGATGTTAAAGAATGTTATATTCATCACCAAAAATTTCCCTCTCGGATTCACTGGAGTAAACTCGCTAAGATAGGAAGTAGCTATTGGGTAATCTAATCCTATTCCTAAACCGACAAGAAAACGAGCAATTACTAATTCATATGCATTTGTAACAATTCCTGAAATTATTGCAAACAATACAAATAGAATCAGATCAATTAGGAATATTAAACGTCTCCCTACTCTATCTACAAAATATCCGGCGAACAGAGCACCAACCAAATTTCCGACTATAACTGAGACAC is a window from the Thermoplasmatales archaeon genome containing:
- a CDS encoding D-xylose transporter XylE, coding for MTESWEELKDRAYNQMNRQKSKWFNYKMLMLTGGGIFVDGYNIVIISIGLAGIKTLFGLQNDAFLVGLIGVSVIVGNLVGALFAGYFVDRVGRRLIFLIDLILFVLFAIISGIVTNAYELVIARFLVGLGIGLDYPIATSYLSEFTPVNPRGKFLVMNITFFNIAGVVAVVVGYLLLPIGATVAWRYMLISAAIPAIITIAARIRTPESPRWLLQHGKKKEAIGAIERVTGGSMPADTQKFIMDSNVKPPVSGYYRELLTKFTKSAIFIGLFYFFFAIAFVNASIYGPSILASFGEAGLIGSSLYWILFVVGDIICILVIDTFGRRNSTLTGWAGMLITIVVLALAPANLKVLSLGAFVLFAMFQGIGPGSLHMVYSPELFPTRIRATAEGWKQGIGRIGGVLTGIFFPSLVIGDQLLIIILTCIGGLVLSIMLAPETKKKTLEEISEKGDIEFA